In Ruegeria sp. YS9, the genomic window TCAGCCTTGGCCTTGGCCTTAGCCTTTTTCTTGGCCGCAGCTTCAGCCTTTTCAGCTGCCGCTTTTTCTTCCGCCGCTTTGAGTGCGGCCTCTTCCGCCCGTTTTTCGGCAGCCGCAGCGGCCACGGTCTTGCGCGCGGTGGCTTTTCGGGCGGCTGGTTTTCGGGCGGCTTGTTTTGCAGCTGTTGGTTTACGGACCGCCGGCTTTCGGGCCGGCGCCTTGCGCGCGCCAGGCTTCCCGGCAGGGGGCGTTGCAGCTATTGCCGCTTTTGCGGCTTCGATCAATACGGCGGCGCGGCTCTCTCCGACCCGTGGAACCTTGACCAGATCTGCGGGTGACGCCTTCGCTATCGCTTCTGCGGTCTTAAAGCCATTGGCTGCAAGGGCTTTTTTCAGCGCCTCTCCCACACCTTTAACGTTGGTCACTACGGTCATCCAAGGGTCCTTTCTCCATCGCCCTGCCTCATCGCAAATACACTGGATATGCACATCCGCAAGTTCAGCGCTTGCCTTCCCAAAACCAATGGATCAGCTATGCGCCAGCCCAGCGGTTCGGTCATTTTTCGGGAACGGAACGAGGCGTTTCGCATCCTCATCCCAAAGCTTGAGGTTCAAAGCCGCTACTGCCTCGGGGAACTTGATCCGGCGAGGGGTGAATTCAGGCGGCAGGTTATAGTGGCAGGCCCGCAACCGATAAGATGGGATACGTGCATTGAAATGGTGGATGTCATGCAGCGTGATGCAGGCTACGGCGGTATCGAACCACCATCCGAAATCCAGCGCGGAAGACCCATGAAGCGCCGCGGTCTGCGGGTTCAGATCAGGGCGGCGATCCCAATAGGTGTCTTCAAAATTGTGTTGCAGATACACAAGGAACACACCCAGCATTCCGCCCAGGAAAGAAAACACCAACCAGACCCAAATACCGGTCATGCCCGCGATCAGATACAACAGGCCCAAAAATACGATGATCGAGGCATTGTGCAGCAAAACGCCTTTGACACCGAAACGAACAGTGTTCTTGGGCCAGCGATAGCGAATGAAGTATGTGAACAGGGCACCGACCGGCACCAGAATAAAGGGGTTTCGGTACAGCCTGTAAAACAAACGTGTTTTCCAGTCCGCGTTATTCCATTCC contains:
- a CDS encoding fatty acid desaturase; its protein translation is MDLREYTRHYAVQDNRLAALSYFGTFAVYFASLAVAIIFVDRWYIMVPAGIVFAFSAVRLYVLQHDCGHHSLFETRMQNEWAGHGLSPFTFAPFEVMKQNHNLHHAGIGNLEHRETGEIHTMTLREWNNADWKTRLFYRLYRNPFILVPVGALFTYFIRYRWPKNTVRFGVKGVLLHNASIIVFLGLLYLIAGMTGIWVWLVFSFLGGMLGVFLVYLQHNFEDTYWDRRPDLNPQTAALHGSSALDFGWWFDTAVACITLHDIHHFNARIPSYRLRACHYNLPPEFTPRRIKFPEAVAALNLKLWDEDAKRLVPFPKNDRTAGLAHS
- a CDS encoding helix-hairpin-helix domain-containing protein — translated: MTVVTNVKGVGEALKKALAANGFKTAEAIAKASPADLVKVPRVGESRAAVLIEAAKAAIAATPPAGKPGARKAPARKPAVRKPTAAKQAARKPAARKATARKTVAAAAAEKRAEEAALKAAEEKAAAEKAEAAAKKKAKAKAKAEKAAKKRKEMEAAFSKAKDKVKAKSKKDKKPKTDDKKKDAKKGKKDAKKAEKKSDKKKNRKKDKKKAKK